The proteins below come from a single Vibrio natriegens NBRC 15636 = ATCC 14048 = DSM 759 genomic window:
- a CDS encoding inactive transglutaminase family protein, with protein sequence MTSKIPFYVSVILLVVAGIALSVFRHQNYGVPWTPGETRQVWDVEARIEFNANGNEVKASLAAPHTQSGYTLIGESASSSGYGVSYINSDSGRRAEWSIRQARGPQTIYYKAQFLVDPQAQVTPLPPADEITPPTLSAPQQAAANALIERAMSRSADNVTFARELIKTLNDPDSQNSALLLNDFDRTDALHNILLSAGVQSKIVGVIELEDGRRRQTIQPMVQVWSGKDWVLFSPNSEQKAVQPNLLVWDESNVSLLDLVGGNNSQVHFSMIKQDMTPQQATNNKIEADGLMNISIHSLPLEEQAMFKTIMLIPIGALIVVFLRVIIGLKTSGTFMPVLIAVAFVQTQLITGIVGFLLIVGTGLIIRSYLSRLNLLLVARISAVIITVIMIISVFTVVAFKIGLTEGLTITFFPMIILSWTIERMSILWEEEGAKEVAMQGGGSLLTAVLVYLAMTNSYIQHLTFNFIGLQLIVLAGILLLGTYTGYRLTELRRFKPLAED encoded by the coding sequence ATGACGTCAAAAATACCGTTTTACGTATCCGTCATTTTATTGGTGGTTGCGGGCATCGCTTTGAGTGTTTTCAGACACCAAAATTATGGCGTGCCATGGACTCCAGGTGAAACGCGTCAGGTATGGGATGTAGAAGCTCGTATAGAATTCAACGCTAACGGCAACGAAGTAAAAGCTTCCCTTGCCGCCCCTCATACTCAAAGTGGTTACACACTTATCGGCGAATCCGCTTCTTCTTCTGGTTATGGGGTCTCTTACATCAACTCAGACTCCGGACGTCGCGCAGAATGGTCAATCCGTCAGGCTCGCGGTCCTCAGACCATCTACTACAAAGCACAATTTCTGGTGGACCCACAAGCTCAGGTGACGCCTCTCCCACCAGCAGATGAGATTACCCCTCCAACGCTTTCAGCTCCGCAACAAGCTGCTGCAAACGCTCTGATTGAGCGAGCAATGAGCCGCTCTGCGGACAACGTGACATTTGCACGTGAACTGATCAAAACATTGAACGATCCGGACAGTCAAAACTCTGCGCTGCTACTGAACGATTTTGACCGTACCGATGCGTTACACAATATCCTTCTCTCAGCGGGTGTACAGAGCAAAATAGTGGGTGTTATTGAGCTGGAAGATGGACGCCGACGCCAAACCATTCAACCAATGGTACAAGTATGGTCTGGTAAAGACTGGGTTCTGTTCTCTCCAAACTCAGAGCAAAAGGCCGTGCAACCTAACCTGTTGGTTTGGGATGAATCCAACGTATCGCTGCTCGATTTAGTTGGCGGCAATAATAGCCAAGTTCATTTCTCAATGATCAAGCAGGATATGACTCCTCAACAGGCCACCAACAACAAGATTGAAGCCGATGGCCTGATGAACATTTCTATTCATAGCTTGCCACTTGAAGAACAAGCTATGTTTAAGACCATCATGCTGATCCCAATTGGCGCACTGATTGTGGTATTCCTGCGCGTGATTATCGGCCTGAAAACATCAGGTACCTTCATGCCAGTTCTGATTGCGGTCGCCTTCGTCCAAACGCAATTGATTACTGGTATTGTCGGCTTCTTGCTGATTGTCGGTACGGGCTTGATTATCCGAAGCTATCTGTCGCGACTTAATTTACTTCTGGTCGCTCGAATATCAGCGGTTATCATCACGGTAATCATGATCATCTCGGTATTCACTGTCGTCGCATTTAAGATCGGCCTGACAGAAGGTCTGACGATTACCTTCTTCCCGATGATCATCTTGTCATGGACCATCGAACGTATGTCGATTCTGTGGGAAGAAGAAGGGGCGAAAGAAGTGGCGATGCAAGGTGGTGGCTCACTACTTACCGCAGTACTGGTTTACCTGGCGATGACCAATTCGTACATCCAGCACTTGACGTTTAATTTTATTGGTCTGCAGTTAATCGTACTGGCAGGGATTCTACTACTTGGTACGTACACTGGTTACCGCTTGACAGAACTTCGTCGTTTCAAGCCGCTAGCGGAGGATTAA
- a CDS encoding alpha-L-glutamate ligase-like protein, translating to MFERYTTPAKLRHKGIMGMNKRNHSYIGRYNDRSKYPLVDDKLKTKIIAQAAGATVPALIGVIHNQAEVKTIHNMVKEWPGFVIKPAQGSGGKGILVVTSHKDGVYTKPSGATIGKEEVERHISNALAGLFSLGGKNDVAVVENLIKFDDCFDGFSYEGVPDVRIIVFKGYPVMAMMRCSTAASDGKANLHQGAVGVGIDIATGKAIRAVQFDQPVTHHPDTGKDLSTLEVPHWERLLELASSAWEMTGLGYMGTDMVLDKEEGPMVLELNARPGLAIQIANGMGLLPRLKHIESLGTPAEYPKPKERVAYAAAQFGVKPQF from the coding sequence ATGTTTGAACGTTATACCACGCCAGCAAAACTTCGCCACAAAGGCATCATGGGGATGAACAAACGCAACCATAGCTATATTGGTCGCTACAATGATCGTTCCAAATATCCTTTAGTGGATGACAAGCTGAAAACTAAAATCATCGCTCAGGCAGCAGGGGCGACCGTCCCTGCCCTCATCGGCGTCATCCATAACCAAGCTGAAGTAAAGACCATCCACAACATGGTTAAAGAGTGGCCAGGCTTTGTAATTAAGCCTGCTCAAGGTAGTGGTGGTAAAGGTATTTTAGTTGTCACCTCACACAAAGATGGCGTATACACCAAGCCTTCAGGTGCAACCATTGGCAAAGAAGAAGTAGAGCGCCACATCAGTAACGCGCTTGCCGGGCTATTTTCTCTTGGTGGCAAAAACGATGTTGCCGTCGTTGAAAACCTGATCAAGTTTGATGACTGCTTTGATGGTTTCAGTTATGAAGGTGTGCCGGATGTTCGAATCATTGTGTTTAAAGGCTACCCTGTAATGGCGATGATGCGTTGTTCGACTGCCGCTTCTGATGGTAAAGCGAACCTTCACCAAGGCGCTGTAGGTGTGGGTATTGATATCGCCACGGGTAAAGCGATCAGAGCTGTACAATTTGACCAACCCGTCACTCACCACCCTGATACGGGAAAGGACCTTTCAACGCTGGAAGTTCCACATTGGGAGCGCTTGCTTGAACTGGCTTCTAGTGCTTGGGAAATGACAGGTCTAGGCTACATGGGCACAGATATGGTGTTGGACAAAGAAGAAGGGCCGATGGTTTTAGAGCTCAATGCGCGTCCGGGCCTGGCTATTCAAATCGCGAATGGCATGGGCTTGCTGCCTCGTTTAAAACATATCGAAAGCCTTGGTACTCCTGCTGAATACCCAAAACCGAAAGAGCGTGTCGCCTACGCAGCAGCTCAGTTCGGCGTTAAACCGCAATTCTGA
- a CDS encoding ATP-dependent zinc protease produces MLLRLTPVVAIVLLSGCTLTKGEQYHQETLAAIQSSETNVNNRIATLEQQLSNQSNHIDNLEGEVTTLKGELRTFRDEAMAEVKKPKDPIIVQAPTPVEQTPTHNIILGSIEKVTIDSIKQTFDARVDTGAATSSLNAIDIKEFERNGKNWVRFHLADNTKSEEEKNIWIEAPVLRYVKIRQSTADDLDRRAVVELWVKVGKIHEKAQFTLADRSHMNHPILLGREFIRDIALVDVSRTYIQTEEN; encoded by the coding sequence ATGTTATTACGATTGACTCCGGTTGTTGCCATCGTCTTGCTATCTGGATGCACACTTACCAAAGGCGAACAGTACCACCAAGAAACGTTAGCCGCTATCCAATCCTCAGAAACGAATGTCAATAATCGTATTGCTACTCTGGAGCAGCAGCTCAGTAACCAATCGAACCATATCGACAACCTTGAAGGCGAAGTGACGACACTAAAAGGCGAGCTTCGTACATTCCGCGATGAAGCCATGGCCGAAGTCAAAAAGCCAAAAGATCCTATCATCGTTCAGGCTCCTACCCCTGTAGAACAGACGCCAACACATAACATTATTCTCGGTTCAATTGAGAAAGTGACCATAGATTCTATCAAGCAGACGTTCGATGCTCGTGTCGATACTGGCGCAGCCACTTCGTCTTTAAACGCTATCGATATTAAAGAGTTTGAAAGAAACGGAAAAAACTGGGTTCGCTTTCATTTGGCCGACAATACAAAGTCTGAAGAAGAAAAGAATATTTGGATTGAAGCTCCTGTCCTACGCTACGTGAAGATACGTCAATCCACGGCAGATGATCTTGATCGCAGAGCCGTTGTCGAACTGTGGGTCAAAGTTGGGAAAATCCATGAAAAAGCGCAATTTACGTTGGCAGATCGTTCCCATATGAACCATCCTATTTTACTAGGTAGAGAATTTATTCGCGACATCGCGTTGGTCGATGTTAGCCGCACATATATTCAAACAGAAGAAAACTAA
- the cmoB gene encoding tRNA 5-methoxyuridine(34)/uridine 5-oxyacetic acid(34) synthase CmoB: MFNFANFYQLIAQDTRLQPWLNVLPQQLTDWQNAEHGDFGRWLKALNKIPEGSPNQVDIKNSVTISNDTPFHEGELKKLENLLRTFHPWRKGPYTVHGIHIDTEWRSDWKWDRVLPHISPLKNRSVLDVGCGNGYHMWRMLGEGARLCVGIDPSHLFLIQFEAIRKLMGGDQRAHLLPLGIEQLPKLEAFDTVFSMGVLYHRRSPLDHLIQLKDQLVSGGELVLETLVIEGDENAVLVPTSRYAQMRNVYFFPSAKALKVWLELVGFEDVRIVDENVTTVGEQRTTDWMTHNSLPDYLDPNDPSKTVEGYPAPRRAVLVARKS; the protein is encoded by the coding sequence ATGTTTAACTTTGCAAATTTCTATCAATTAATTGCCCAAGACACGCGTCTTCAACCGTGGCTAAACGTGTTACCACAACAGCTAACGGACTGGCAAAATGCAGAGCACGGTGACTTTGGTCGCTGGTTGAAAGCACTGAACAAAATTCCTGAGGGCTCACCGAATCAGGTTGACATTAAAAACTCAGTCACCATCAGCAATGACACACCTTTTCATGAAGGTGAACTGAAAAAACTAGAAAACTTGCTGCGTACATTCCATCCATGGCGCAAAGGGCCGTACACAGTACATGGTATTCACATTGATACTGAGTGGCGCAGTGACTGGAAATGGGATCGTGTACTTCCACATATCTCACCGCTCAAGAACCGCAGTGTGCTCGATGTCGGCTGTGGTAATGGCTACCACATGTGGCGCATGCTTGGTGAAGGCGCTCGTCTTTGTGTTGGCATTGATCCTTCCCACCTGTTCCTAATCCAGTTTGAAGCGATCCGCAAACTGATGGGCGGCGATCAGCGAGCGCACCTGCTGCCATTGGGTATTGAGCAACTACCAAAACTAGAAGCGTTCGATACGGTATTTAGTATGGGTGTTCTGTATCACCGCCGTTCTCCGCTTGACCATCTAATTCAGCTCAAAGACCAGCTGGTTTCGGGTGGTGAGCTTGTATTAGAAACCCTGGTGATTGAGGGTGACGAAAACGCCGTTCTTGTACCGACATCTCGCTACGCTCAGATGCGCAACGTATATTTCTTCCCTTCAGCAAAAGCACTCAAAGTGTGGTTAGAGCTGGTTGGCTTTGAAGATGTCCGTATCGTCGATGAGAATGTGACTACGGTAGGTGAGCAACGCACCACAGACTGGATGACTCACAATTCACTACCAGACTACCTAGATCCAAACGATCCGAGTAAAACAGTGGAAGGCTACCCAGCGCCACGCCGTGCAGTACTTGTGGCTCGTAAATCATAA